One genomic segment of Arachis duranensis cultivar V14167 chromosome 4, aradu.V14167.gnm2.J7QH, whole genome shotgun sequence includes these proteins:
- the LOC107482496 gene encoding non-specific phospholipase C2: MKKPQSSILSTLALLVLITSCPFKTVDAVANPIKTVVVLVMENRSFDHMLGWMKKLNPEINGVNGSESNPLSVTDPNSKRLFFKDEAQYVDPDPGHSFQAIREQIFGSNDTSADPAPMNGFAQQAYSMDNTSAMSNDVMNGFDPDNVAVYKSLVSEFAVFDRWFSSVPASTQPNRLYVHSATSHGATSNVASLLAKGYPQQTIFDNLNDAGIDFGIYYQNIPATLFYKNLRKLKYIFKFHPYDLWFKQHAKEGKLPGYVVVEQRYMDTKLFPANDDHPSHDVYQGQMFVKEVYETLRASPQWNQTLLVITYDEHGGFFDHVPTPVRGVPSPDGIVGPEPFNFTFDRLGVRVPTIAVSPWIQKGTVVHGPMGSPTPTSEYEHSSIPATVKKLFNLTSFLTKRDAWAGTFESIVQTRTEPRTDCPEKLPTPVKMRQGEAKEDGKMSEFQQELIQLAAVIKGENILTSYPDRVGKNMTVKQGKDYMEKAVRRFFQAGRYAKKMGVSDDHIVQMKPSLTTRSSKPTNTNP; this comes from the exons ATGAAAAAGCCACAGAGTAGCATCTTATCCACCCTTGCGCTACTCGTTCTCATCACAAGCTGCCCATTCAAGACTGTCGACGCCGTCGCCAACCCGATCAAAACGGTGGTCGTTTTGGTGATGGAGAATCGCTCCTTCGACCACATGCTAGGATGGATGAAGAAGCTCAACCCGGAAATCAACGGCGTAAACGGGTCGGAATCAAACCCGTTATCGGTGACCGACCCGAATTCGAAGCGGCTTTTCTTCAAAGACGAGGCGCAGTACGTGGACCCGGATCCGGGTCACTCGTTCCAGGCAATAAGGGAACAGATATTCGGGTCAAATGATACGTCGGCCGACCCGGCACCCATGAACGGGTTCGCACAACAAGCCTACTCCATGGACAACACGAGCGCCATGTCCAACGATGTGATGAACGGGTTTGATCCTGACAATGTTGCTGTTTATAAGTCACTTGTCTCTGAGTTTGCTGTCTTTGATAG GTGGTTTTCCTCAGTCCCAGCGTCCACCCAACCCAACCGTTTATATGTGCACTCCGCCACTTCACATGGTGCGACCAGCAACGTTGCGTCCCTCTTGGCAAAAGGTTACCCTCAACAAACAATCTTTGACAACCTGAATGATGCGGGCATTGACTTTGGAATATACTATCAGAACATACCGGCAACATTGTTCTACAAGAACCTAAGAAAGCTCAAGTATATCTTCAAGTTCCACCCATACGACCTGTGGTTCAAGCAGCATGCAAAAGAAGGAAAGTTGCCGGGGTACGTTGTGGTAGAGCAGCGGTACATGGACACAAAGTTGTTCCCAGCCAACGATGATCACCCATCGCACGATGTCTATCAAGGACAGATGTTTGTAAAGGAGGTATATGAGACGTTGAGGGCGAGCCCACAATGGAACCAAACCTTGTTGGTAATCACATACGATGAGCATGGTGGGTTTTTCGATCATGTGCCTACGCCGGTGCGTGGGGTGCCCTCTCCAGATGGAATTGTGGGTCCGGAACCATTCAACTTCACCTTTGATAGGTTGGGAGTTAGAGTTCCAACGATTGCCGTCTCGCCTTGGATTCAAAAAGGAACTG TTGTTCATGGGCCAATGGGGTCACCAACACCAACATCCGAATATGAGCATTCATCCATTCCAGCAACAGTGAAAAAACTCTTTAATTTGACTTCATTTTTGACAAAGAGAGATGCATGGGCTGGCACCTTTGAGAGCATTGTCCAGACCAGGACCGAACCCAGGACGGATTGCCCAG AGAAACTTCCAACCCCTGTAAAGATGAGGCAGGGTGAGGCGAAAGAAGATGGTAAAATGAGTGAATTTCAACAGGAGTTAATTCAGCTTGCGGCGGTAATTAAAGGGGAAAATATCTTGACTAGTTACCCAGATAGAGTAGGGAAGAACATGacagtgaagcaagggaaagaTTACATGGAAAAGGCGGTTAGAAGGTTCTTCCAAGCAGGGCGTTACGCAAAGAAAATGGGAGTCAGCGACGACCATATTGTTCAGATGAAGCCTTCTTTGACCACAAGATcatccaaaccaacaaacacaAATCCTTAG
- the LOC107482493 gene encoding peptidyl-prolyl cis-trans isomerase FKBP43, producing the protein MAFWGVEVKSGRPFIHNYDDSKGRLHISMATLGFGSATTRSTLQCNVGNRSPVYLCSLYPGTTESLQLNLELEELDQVVFTVIGARSIHLCGYYLGRTSRTTIFHGDSSESYGEDIADTENERSDFSDEDDLDDSFIDDNPNPEVFPPSPISNGEEASDDIKPEGKKSKHGRLRKKYCSVASDDDGDGGFEEKMIVNDSMDDQTKEIDNEDSLLISSVYKSKARQRILVDEINTGNSGAFDARNKNYEDDGDGNIQTDLETDHVLQDSQRDREATVSDKEKDVGDVKKSKKKKKEKQKETRNDDNDGDSIIQTALKTNNVLQDSQTHREAALSDKKKDVGDVKKSKKKKKEKEIKSSPNGHSIKLDKGEQDKPKIEMTLDTIAGQEQIKDGADDDKQTETVDKKLPSSDVGHVQDEKPKKKRKERQKEHIKQPTDNEEVETIEDAGKANTKRRKKEQGNKDSHLEGEGSVEDRAHDFSNGNQNEEKVKKGKSKSKSKSKGNIEAKEE; encoded by the exons ATGGCTTTCTGGG GAGTGGAGGTCAAATCTGGAAGGCCTTTTATCCATAACTATGATGATTCCAAAGGACGCCTCCATATTTCAATG GCTACATTAGGGTTCGGTAGTGCGACCACAAGAAGCACGCTGCAGTGTAACGTAGGCAATAGGAGCCCCGTGTATCTCTGCTCTCTCTATCCTGGAACCACCGAGTCATTGCAGTTGAATTTGGAGCTTGAGGAACTCGATCAAGTTGTCTTCACCGTCATCGGAGCTCGCAGCATTCATCTCTGCGGTTACTATCTTGGCAGAACTTCTCGTACAACCATCTTCCATGGAGACTCTTC AGAGTCATACGGGGAGGATATTGCTGATACAGAGAATGAGAGGTCGGATTTCAGCGATGAAGATGATTTGGACGATAGTTTTATTGATGATAATCCTAATCCGGAGGTTTTCCCGCCCTCTCCAATTTCCAATGGAG AGGAAGCTTCTGATGATATAAAACCAGAAGGTAAGAAAAGCAAACATGGACGGCTTAGGAAGAAGTATTGTTCAGTAGCGTcggatgatgatggtgatggggGTTTCGAGGAAAAGATGATTGTAAATGATAGTATGGATGACCAGACAAAAGAAATTGATAACGAAGATAGCCTGCTGATTTCATCTGTTTACAAGAGTAAAGCTCGTCAAAGGATCTTAGTCGACGAAATTAACACCGGTAATAGTGGAGCATTTGATGCAAGGAACAAGAACTACGAAGATGATGGTGATGGTAATATTCAAACAGATTTAGAAACTGACCATGTCCTTCAAGATAGTCAGAGGGATAG GGAAGCAACTGTGTCAGACAAAGAGAAAGATGTTGGGGatgttaaaaaatcaaaaaagaaaaagaaggaaaagcaaaaagaaacaaggaatgatgataatgatggcGATAGTATTATTCAAACAGCTTTGAAAACTAACAATGTTCTTCAAGATAGCCAGACGCATAG GGAAGCAGCTCTGTCAGACAAAAAGAAAGATGTTGGGGatgttaaaaaatcaaaaaagaaaaagaaggaaaaagaaatcaagagttCCCCTAATGGGCATTCTATAAAACTAGATAAAGGTGAGCAAGATAAGCCAAAAATTGAGATGACCCTGGATACTATCGCAGGACAAGAACAAATCAAGGATGGCGCTGATGACGA CAAACAAACTGAAACTGTGGATAAAAAGCTGCCTTCCTCTGACGTTGGTCATGTACAAGATGAAAAACccaagaagaaaaggaaagagcGGCAAAAGGAACACATCAAACAACCTACAGATAATGA AGAAGTTGAGACTATAGAGGATGCTGGAAAAGCTAAtacaaaaaggagaaagaaagaaCAAGGAAACAAAGATTCACATCTTGAAGGTGAAGG GAGTGTGGAAGATCGTGCTCATGACTTTTCCAATGGAAATCAAAATGAGGAAAAGGTTAAGAAAGGAAAGAgcaaaagtaaaagtaaaagtaaaggGAACATTGAGGCAAAGGAGGAATAA